One window of Halopseudomonas maritima genomic DNA carries:
- a CDS encoding cob(I)yrinic acid a,c-diamide adenosyltransferase, giving the protein MGYRLSKIYTRTGDRGDTGLADGQRIRKDHPRIEAMGDVDELNCQLGVLLSQLETPELAELKAALVPLQHRLFDLGGELAVPGHDIIEASDVAALEALVDEYNEALAPLQNFILPGGSSLVAQAHLVRSVCRRAERHYLTLAAEQKVNNQSAIYLNRLSDLLFVVARSIARLQAVDEVLWAPKPKPEA; this is encoded by the coding sequence ATGGGCTACCGCCTCAGCAAAATCTATACACGCACCGGCGACCGCGGTGATACCGGCCTGGCGGACGGCCAACGTATCCGCAAGGACCATCCAAGAATTGAAGCAATGGGCGATGTTGACGAACTGAACTGCCAACTGGGAGTACTGCTGAGTCAGCTGGAGACGCCAGAACTGGCCGAACTGAAAGCGGCACTGGTGCCGCTGCAGCACCGTCTGTTCGACCTAGGCGGTGAGCTGGCTGTGCCCGGCCACGACATCATCGAAGCAAGCGACGTCGCAGCACTGGAAGCATTGGTGGATGAATACAATGAGGCACTGGCGCCACTGCAGAACTTCATCCTGCCGGGCGGCTCATCGTTGGTGGCGCAGGCTCACCTGGTGCGCAGTGTCTGTCGGCGGGCCGAGCGCCACTACCTGACCCTCGCGGCAGAGCAGAAGGTGAACAACCAATCGGCTATCTACCTTAACCGCCTGTCAGACCTGCTGTTTGTGGTCGCCCGCAGCATCGCGCGCTTGCAGGCTGTCGATGA